The following are encoded in a window of Mycobacterium sp. ELW1 genomic DNA:
- a CDS encoding D-alanyl-D-alanine carboxypeptidase family protein — protein sequence MRRLLASLTTALTVLTATAGIANADTIDQPPGSVPVPDGPAPAWIVADMDTGQVLAGRDMYAAHPPASTIKTLLALTALDELPDLNATVVATNSDTLVECNCAGVRPGRSYTARQLLDGLLLVSGNDAANTLADMLGGYQEAVDKMNAKAVAIGATNTHATTPSGLDGAGGPGWTTPHDLAAIFRAAMANPVFAQITAQPVAMFPGETGDKPLVNQDELLARYPGAIGGKTGFTDAARKTFVGAADRGGRRLVIAMMYGLIHEGGPTYWDQAAALLDWGFAQNPSESVAAL from the coding sequence ATGCGCAGACTTCTCGCGAGCCTGACGACGGCGCTCACGGTATTGACGGCGACGGCAGGGATTGCCAACGCGGACACCATCGATCAGCCACCCGGCTCGGTGCCGGTCCCCGACGGACCCGCGCCCGCGTGGATCGTCGCCGACATGGACACCGGCCAGGTGCTGGCCGGTCGCGACATGTACGCCGCGCATCCACCGGCCAGCACGATCAAGACACTGCTGGCCCTGACGGCTCTGGACGAACTGCCCGACCTGAATGCGACGGTGGTGGCCACCAACTCCGACACCCTCGTCGAATGCAACTGCGCCGGTGTGCGACCCGGTCGCAGCTACACCGCCCGCCAGCTGCTCGACGGGCTGCTGCTGGTGTCGGGCAACGACGCCGCCAACACCCTGGCCGACATGCTCGGTGGCTACCAGGAGGCGGTCGACAAGATGAACGCCAAGGCCGTCGCGATCGGGGCGACCAACACCCACGCGACCACACCGTCCGGTCTGGACGGAGCGGGTGGTCCGGGCTGGACCACTCCGCACGACCTCGCCGCGATCTTCCGCGCCGCGATGGCCAATCCGGTGTTCGCACAGATCACCGCCCAGCCGGTCGCGATGTTCCCCGGCGAGACCGGAGACAAGCCACTGGTGAATCAGGACGAGCTGCTGGCCCGCTATCCCGGTGCGATCGGCGGCAAGACCGGCTTCACCGACGCCGCCCGCAAGACGTTTGTCGGCGCCGCCGACCGCGGCGGCCGCCGCCTGGTGATCGCGATGATGTACGGGCTGATCCACGAAGGTGGCCCGACGTACTGGGATCAAGCGGCGGCGCTGCTGGATTGGGGCTTCGCCCAAAACCCTTCCGAGAGCGTCGCCGCGCTGTAG
- a CDS encoding DUF1942 domain-containing protein, translated as MKIAKMAGVGATVVALGLAGVCAAPAWATDSVRVFGEQETLNGPNGLPYIGYAVGKLKPSSDPVPHNGTLYSAKLTIDGMGGNYPPFIERFGARAESGDFYPAIWGASNGGRLYFDVVGDIPNSVVFNDGTRDLLAWVPGDPGSTAAPVVVPDSDENFQVVPDSQAPAGAPPSGDNSAIVATPNDLATSPYQITEGEAAQPGFNSGGGRR; from the coding sequence ATGAAAATCGCGAAAATGGCCGGAGTGGGCGCCACGGTTGTCGCATTGGGCCTTGCCGGTGTCTGCGCCGCACCGGCGTGGGCGACGGACAGCGTGCGGGTGTTCGGCGAGCAGGAGACGTTGAACGGGCCCAATGGCCTGCCCTACATCGGCTACGCCGTGGGCAAGCTCAAGCCCAGTTCGGACCCGGTGCCACACAATGGCACGTTGTATTCGGCCAAACTGACCATCGACGGGATGGGTGGCAATTATCCGCCGTTCATCGAGCGCTTCGGTGCCCGCGCTGAGTCCGGCGATTTCTACCCCGCTATTTGGGGCGCGTCGAATGGCGGAAGACTGTACTTCGACGTTGTTGGCGACATCCCGAACAGCGTTGTCTTCAACGACGGCACTCGTGACCTCCTGGCCTGGGTACCGGGTGACCCGGGCAGCACCGCGGCGCCGGTCGTCGTGCCGGATTCCGACGAGAATTTCCAGGTCGTGCCGGACAGCCAGGCCCCAGCCGGCGCCCCGCCGTCGGGCGACAACTCGGCCATCGTGGCGACCCCGAACGACCTGGCCACCTCGCCGTATCAAATCACCGAAGGTGAGGCGGCTCAGCCGGGCTTCAACTCGGGCGGCGGACGCCGCTAG
- a CDS encoding D-alanyl-D-alanine carboxypeptidase family protein, which produces MPARPFVAMLSIAMSLVLVAPVAAAPTPQPAGAVTAPPDGPARAWLVADLDTGQILGSREPYSAHAPASTIKPLLAMVVLDQLSPNAVIRATAANTQVECSCVGLVPGQIYTARQLLDGLLLVSGNDAANLLADMLGGQRAAVQKMNAKAYQLGARSTRAGSPSGLDGPGWESVTSPHDLALIYREALRYPLFVQIVHQTSAQFPDRSGYREIKNQDRLLRSYAGFIGGKSGYTDLARETYVGMAQRGGHRLIVVEMYGDDDLWNQAAQLLDWGFSHYPA; this is translated from the coding sequence ATGCCGGCCCGCCCATTCGTCGCGATGTTGAGCATCGCCATGTCTCTTGTGCTGGTGGCGCCGGTCGCGGCCGCGCCCACCCCGCAGCCGGCCGGTGCGGTGACCGCTCCGCCCGACGGTCCGGCGCGGGCCTGGCTGGTCGCCGACCTCGACACCGGCCAGATCCTGGGCAGCCGGGAACCCTATAGCGCGCACGCGCCGGCCAGCACCATCAAGCCGCTGCTCGCGATGGTCGTGCTCGACCAGTTGTCGCCCAACGCCGTGATCCGGGCGACGGCGGCCAATACCCAAGTCGAATGCTCGTGCGTGGGGCTGGTGCCCGGCCAGATCTACACCGCGCGCCAACTGCTCGACGGGCTGCTGCTGGTGTCGGGCAACGACGCCGCCAATCTGCTCGCCGACATGCTCGGCGGACAGCGTGCGGCAGTGCAGAAGATGAATGCCAAGGCCTACCAACTGGGCGCCCGCAGCACCAGGGCCGGATCGCCGTCGGGGTTGGACGGGCCGGGCTGGGAGTCGGTGACCTCACCGCACGACCTGGCGTTGATCTACCGGGAAGCGTTGCGCTATCCCCTGTTTGTGCAGATCGTCCACCAGACCTCGGCGCAATTCCCCGACCGGTCGGGGTACCGGGAGATCAAGAACCAGGACCGCCTGCTGCGCAGCTACGCCGGCTTCATCGGCGGAAAGAGCGGCTACACCGATCTGGCCCGCGAGACCTATGTCGGAATGGCGCAGCGCGGCGGGCACCGGCTGATCGTGGTGGAGATGTACGGCGATGACGACCTGTGGAACCAGGCCGCCCAACTGCTCGACTGGGGCTTCAGCCACTATCCCGCGTGA
- a CDS encoding amidohydrolase family protein: protein MALHVRGRGLPDGEVVEWWIVDGILRAEPVAEAETVFDGGWILPGLVDAHCHVGLGDDGAIPLDEAIAQAEREREVGALLLRDCGSPTDTRSLDDHHDLPRIIRAGRHLARPKRYSRGFAIELEDEWQLPEALAAQARAGDGWVKLVGDWIDRSVGDLAPLWSDDVLRAAIAAVHDEGARVTAHVFSEDALPGLIGAGIDCIEHGTGLTDDTIAMMVEHGTALVPTLINIENFPGFADAASKYPTYAAHMRDLYASCYPRVAAAREAGVPIYAGSDAGSTIVHGRIADEVEALTRIGMNPTDALGAACWDARRWLGRPVLDDGAPADLVCYTEDPRGGADILSNPDRVILRGRVF, encoded by the coding sequence GTGGCCCTTCACGTCCGGGGCCGTGGCCTGCCCGACGGCGAGGTCGTGGAGTGGTGGATCGTCGACGGCATCCTGCGTGCCGAGCCGGTCGCCGAGGCCGAGACCGTATTCGACGGCGGCTGGATCCTGCCCGGCCTGGTCGACGCTCACTGCCATGTGGGGCTCGGAGACGACGGCGCGATCCCGCTGGACGAGGCGATCGCCCAGGCCGAGCGCGAGCGTGAGGTCGGCGCACTGTTGCTGCGCGACTGCGGATCGCCGACCGACACCCGCAGCCTCGACGATCATCACGACCTGCCGCGGATCATCCGGGCCGGCCGACATCTGGCCCGCCCCAAGCGTTATTCGCGGGGCTTCGCCATCGAACTCGAGGACGAGTGGCAGCTGCCCGAGGCGCTGGCCGCTCAGGCCCGCGCCGGCGACGGGTGGGTCAAGCTGGTCGGCGACTGGATCGACCGCTCGGTGGGCGACCTGGCGCCGCTGTGGTCCGACGACGTGCTGCGCGCGGCGATCGCCGCCGTCCACGACGAGGGCGCTCGGGTTACGGCGCATGTGTTCAGCGAGGACGCGTTGCCGGGACTGATCGGTGCGGGCATCGACTGTATCGAGCACGGCACCGGGCTGACCGACGACACCATCGCGATGATGGTCGAGCACGGCACCGCGCTGGTACCCACGCTGATCAATATCGAGAACTTCCCCGGATTCGCCGACGCCGCAAGCAAATACCCCACCTACGCCGCCCACATGCGCGACCTCTACGCCAGCTGTTACCCGAGGGTGGCCGCGGCCAGGGAAGCCGGCGTGCCGATCTATGCGGGCAGCGACGCCGGCAGCACGATCGTGCACGGCCGGATCGCCGACGAGGTCGAAGCCCTCACACGCATCGGGATGAACCCGACCGACGCACTCGGCGCGGCGTGCTGGGATGCGCGCCGGTGGCTGGGCCGGCCGGTTCTCGACGACGGCGCGCCCGCGGACCTGGTGTGCTACACCGAGGACCCGCGCGGCGGCGCCGACATCTTGTCCAACCCCGATCGAGTGATCCTGCGCGGCAGGGTTTTCTAG
- the ffh gene encoding signal recognition particle protein, with protein sequence MFESLSDRLTGALSGLRGKGRLTDADIDATTREIRLALLEADVSLPVVRAFVNRIKERARGAEVSGALNPAQQVVKIVNEELIGILGGETRQLAFAKNPPTVIMLAGLQGAGKTTLAGKLAKWLKGQGHTPLLVACDLQRPGAVNQLKIVGERAGVNVFAPHPGTAPDAADTEGAGPGDPVAVAAAGLAEAQSKHFDVVIVDTAGRLGIDEVLMEQASAIRDAVHPDETLFVLDAMIGQDAVATAEAFGSGVGFTGVVLTKLDGDARGGAALSVREVTGVPILFASTGEKLEDFDVFHPDRMASRILGMGDVLSLIEQAEQVFDQQKAEEAAAKIGSGELTLEDFLEQMLMIRKMGPIGNLLGMLPGAGQMKDALATVDDKQLDRLQAIIRGMTPQERADPKIINASRRLRIANGSGVTVSEVNQLVDRFFEARKMMSQMAGAMGMPFGRRSSKKQTKGKNKQAGKKKGGRGPTPPKTNPLLAGAMPGGFPDLSGMPEGLNELPPGLADFDLSKLKFPGKN encoded by the coding sequence GTGTTTGAATCCCTGTCCGACCGGTTGACCGGTGCGCTCTCGGGCCTGCGCGGCAAAGGTCGGCTGACCGACGCCGATATCGACGCCACTACACGCGAGATCAGGCTTGCGCTCCTGGAGGCCGACGTCTCGCTGCCGGTCGTGCGCGCTTTCGTCAACCGCATCAAGGAGCGGGCGCGCGGCGCCGAGGTCTCCGGTGCGCTCAACCCAGCCCAGCAGGTCGTCAAGATCGTCAACGAGGAGCTCATCGGCATCCTCGGCGGGGAAACCCGGCAGCTGGCTTTCGCCAAGAACCCGCCGACGGTCATCATGCTGGCCGGCCTGCAGGGCGCCGGTAAGACCACGCTGGCCGGCAAGCTGGCCAAATGGCTCAAGGGCCAGGGCCACACCCCGCTGCTGGTGGCCTGCGATCTGCAGCGCCCCGGCGCGGTCAACCAGCTCAAGATCGTCGGCGAGCGCGCCGGCGTCAACGTCTTCGCCCCCCATCCGGGCACCGCACCCGACGCCGCCGATACCGAGGGCGCCGGCCCGGGTGATCCGGTCGCTGTCGCCGCCGCCGGCCTGGCCGAGGCGCAAAGCAAGCACTTCGACGTCGTTATCGTCGACACCGCCGGCCGGTTGGGCATCGACGAGGTGCTCATGGAGCAGGCCTCCGCGATCCGCGACGCCGTGCACCCCGACGAGACCCTGTTCGTCCTCGACGCGATGATCGGTCAGGACGCGGTGGCCACCGCCGAAGCGTTCGGTTCGGGTGTCGGGTTCACCGGCGTGGTGCTGACCAAGCTCGACGGCGACGCCCGCGGTGGCGCGGCCCTGTCGGTCCGCGAGGTGACCGGCGTGCCGATTCTGTTCGCGTCGACCGGTGAGAAGCTCGAGGACTTCGACGTCTTCCACCCCGACCGGATGGCCAGCCGCATCCTGGGCATGGGCGATGTGCTGAGCCTGATCGAGCAGGCCGAGCAGGTCTTCGATCAGCAGAAGGCCGAGGAGGCCGCCGCCAAGATCGGCTCCGGCGAGCTGACGCTGGAGGACTTCCTCGAGCAGATGCTGATGATCCGCAAGATGGGCCCGATCGGCAACCTGCTGGGCATGCTGCCCGGCGCAGGCCAGATGAAGGACGCGCTGGCCACCGTCGACGACAAACAGCTCGACCGGCTGCAAGCGATCATCCGCGGCATGACGCCGCAGGAGCGGGCCGACCCGAAGATCATCAATGCCTCACGCCGACTGCGCATCGCCAACGGATCCGGCGTCACGGTGTCCGAGGTCAACCAACTCGTCGACCGCTTCTTCGAGGCGCGCAAGATGATGTCGCAAATGGCCGGCGCGATGGGCATGCCGTTCGGTCGGCGCTCGTCGAAGAAACAGACCAAGGGCAAGAACAAGCAGGCGGGCAAGAAGAAGGGCGGACGCGGGCCGACGCCGCCCAAGACCAATCCGTTGCTCGCCGGCGCCATGCCCGGCGGTTTCCCGGACCTGTCCGGAATGCCCGAAGGCCTCAACGAATTGCCGCCGGGGCTGGCCGATTTCGATCTGTCCAAGCTGAAGTTCCCGGGCAAGAACTAG
- a CDS encoding [protein-PII] uridylyltransferase, which yields MVEFAGEVILARDARPERDPGLILRVAAASATTGLPMSASTLNRLAASAPELRTPWPRDALKDLLVLLAAGPTTVATIEALDRTGLWGRLFPEWGAVRDLPPRDVVHIWTVDRHLVETVSRASTFTTRVSRPDLLVLGALLHDIGKGRGGDHSVIGAELAVQVGTRLGMWPSDIDVLSAIVRYHLLLPDVATRRDLQDPKTISRVIDALGGDPVLLELLDALAEADSLATGPGVWGDWKASLIGDLVRRCRLMLAGEPQPHADPIDPQHLSLAADGGVHVEMTPGDSAHTFNVAMIAPDRRGLLSKAAGVLALNSLRVHSASVNSTGGAAINTFVVSPHFGAPPAAELLRQQFILALSGELDVMSALEKRDADAAQYGTGRVGEHKPAVPINAVPAPPRILWHDGSGEGRLIVEIRTTDRTGLLATLTGVLERTGADIAWAKITTLGSSVVDAFGISVPASVSVDEARRQLESDLYAVLPAPPPAKPAEAAG from the coding sequence GTGGTGGAATTCGCCGGCGAGGTGATCCTGGCCCGCGATGCCCGCCCGGAGCGCGATCCCGGCTTGATTCTGCGGGTCGCGGCGGCCTCGGCGACCACCGGACTGCCGATGTCCGCGTCGACGCTGAACAGACTCGCCGCCTCCGCTCCCGAACTGCGCACGCCGTGGCCGCGCGACGCGCTCAAGGACCTGCTGGTGCTGCTGGCCGCGGGCCCGACGACGGTGGCCACCATCGAGGCGCTGGACCGCACCGGGTTGTGGGGACGGTTGTTCCCCGAGTGGGGCGCGGTGCGCGATCTGCCGCCCCGCGACGTCGTGCACATCTGGACCGTCGATCGGCATCTTGTCGAGACGGTCTCGCGGGCAAGCACATTCACCACGCGGGTGTCCCGTCCCGACCTGCTGGTGCTGGGTGCACTGCTGCACGACATCGGCAAGGGCCGCGGCGGGGACCACAGTGTGATCGGTGCCGAACTGGCTGTGCAGGTCGGCACCCGGCTGGGTATGTGGCCGTCCGACATCGACGTGCTGTCGGCGATCGTGCGCTACCACCTGCTGCTGCCCGACGTCGCGACGCGCCGGGACCTGCAGGATCCCAAGACCATTTCCCGTGTGATCGACGCACTCGGTGGCGACCCGGTGCTGCTCGAGTTGCTCGATGCGCTGGCCGAGGCGGATTCGCTGGCGACCGGGCCCGGAGTGTGGGGGGATTGGAAGGCCTCGCTGATCGGCGACCTGGTCCGGCGTTGCCGGCTGATGTTGGCAGGCGAGCCGCAACCACACGCGGATCCGATTGATCCACAACATCTTTCACTGGCGGCCGACGGCGGTGTACACGTCGAGATGACGCCGGGCGACAGTGCGCACACCTTCAACGTCGCGATGATCGCACCGGACCGGCGCGGCTTGTTGTCCAAGGCGGCCGGGGTGCTGGCGCTCAACTCGCTGCGGGTGCATTCGGCGTCGGTCAACAGCACCGGCGGTGCCGCGATCAACACCTTCGTGGTGTCACCGCACTTCGGTGCGCCGCCCGCCGCCGAGCTTCTCCGGCAGCAGTTCATCCTCGCCCTCAGCGGCGAACTCGACGTGATGTCCGCTCTGGAGAAGCGCGATGCCGACGCCGCGCAGTACGGCACCGGCCGGGTGGGCGAGCACAAGCCGGCCGTGCCGATCAACGCCGTGCCGGCCCCGCCGCGCATCCTGTGGCACGACGGCAGCGGGGAGGGCAGGCTGATCGTCGAGATCCGCACCACCGACCGCACCGGACTGCTCGCGACGCTCACCGGCGTGCTGGAACGGACCGGCGCGGACATTGCCTGGGCCAAGATCACGACGCTGGGATCGTCGGTGGTCGACGCCTTCGGCATCTCGGTCCCGGCGTCGGTTTCCGTCGACGAGGCGCGCAGGCAGTTGGAGAGCGACCTCTATGCGGTGCTTCCGGCTCCGCCGCCCGCGAAGCCCGCCGAGGCGGCCGGTTAA
- a CDS encoding P-II family nitrogen regulator produces MKLITAIVKPFTLEDVKTGLEQTGILGMTVSEVQGYGRQKGHTEVYRGAEYSVDFVPKVRVEVIVDDSAVDKVVDVIVQAARTGKIGDGKVWVSPVETVVRVRTGERGSDAL; encoded by the coding sequence ATGAAGCTGATTACTGCGATCGTCAAGCCGTTCACGCTGGAAGACGTCAAGACCGGTCTGGAGCAGACGGGCATCCTCGGGATGACTGTCAGCGAGGTCCAGGGTTACGGACGTCAGAAGGGTCACACCGAGGTGTACCGAGGCGCGGAGTACTCCGTGGACTTCGTGCCCAAGGTGCGTGTGGAGGTCATTGTCGATGACTCCGCGGTCGACAAGGTCGTGGACGTCATCGTGCAGGCCGCACGAACCGGCAAAATCGGCGACGGCAAAGTGTGGGTCAGTCCGGTGGAGACCGTCGTTCGGGTCCGCACCGGTGAGCGGGGGTCCGACGCTCTCTGA
- a CDS encoding ammonium transporter, which produces MDGFPVMGVPDTGDTAWMLASSALVLLMTPGLAFFYGGMVRAKGVLNMIMMSVSAMGVVTVLWVLYGYSLAFGNDKFNLFGDPSQYFGLKGLIGGTYLQLKPEDAAVSIPLAGTIPQVVFVAFQLMFAIITVALISGAVADRLKFGGWLVFAGLWATFVYFPVAHWVFAFDGVTGETGGWIANKLKAIDFAGGTAVHINSGTAGLVLAIILGKRLGWPGTPMRPHNLPFVMLGAGLLWFGWYGFNAGSAVGSNGIAGVTFLTTTVATGAAMLGWLLTERIRDGHATTLGAASGIVAGLVAITPSCSSVNVVGALAIGAGAGIVCALAVGLKYKLGFDDSLDVVGVHLVGGLFGTLMVGLVATAEAPAAVSGLFYGGGFDQLIKQAIGAFAVLGYSAIGTAILALIVKYTIGLRLDREEEASGIDEAEHAETAYDFAAAGTSSVLGRHGAEE; this is translated from the coding sequence GTGGATGGATTTCCCGTAATGGGTGTGCCGGACACCGGCGACACAGCATGGATGCTTGCGAGCTCCGCGCTCGTGCTGCTGATGACGCCGGGCCTGGCCTTTTTCTATGGCGGCATGGTGCGTGCCAAGGGCGTGCTCAACATGATCATGATGAGCGTCAGTGCCATGGGCGTGGTCACGGTGCTGTGGGTGCTGTACGGCTACTCACTGGCATTCGGCAACGACAAGTTCAACCTGTTCGGTGACCCCAGCCAGTACTTCGGCCTCAAGGGGCTGATCGGCGGCACCTACCTGCAACTCAAGCCGGAGGATGCGGCCGTCTCGATCCCGCTGGCCGGAACCATTCCGCAGGTCGTCTTCGTGGCCTTCCAGCTCATGTTCGCGATCATCACGGTCGCCCTGATCTCCGGTGCGGTCGCCGATCGTCTCAAGTTCGGGGGCTGGCTCGTCTTCGCCGGCCTGTGGGCCACGTTCGTGTACTTCCCGGTCGCCCACTGGGTGTTCGCCTTCGACGGTGTCACCGGTGAGACGGGTGGCTGGATTGCCAACAAACTCAAGGCAATCGACTTCGCCGGTGGAACCGCGGTGCACATCAACTCCGGTACCGCGGGCCTGGTCCTGGCCATCATCCTGGGCAAGCGCCTCGGCTGGCCCGGCACCCCGATGCGGCCGCACAACCTGCCGTTCGTGATGCTCGGCGCCGGTCTGCTGTGGTTCGGCTGGTACGGCTTCAACGCGGGTTCCGCGGTGGGCTCCAACGGAATTGCCGGTGTCACCTTCCTCACGACCACGGTCGCGACGGGTGCCGCCATGCTGGGCTGGCTGCTCACCGAGCGGATTCGTGACGGTCACGCCACCACCCTGGGTGCGGCATCGGGCATCGTGGCCGGCCTGGTCGCGATCACCCCGTCCTGCTCGTCGGTGAATGTGGTTGGCGCGCTGGCGATCGGCGCGGGTGCGGGTATCGTCTGTGCTCTCGCGGTGGGCCTGAAGTACAAGCTGGGCTTCGACGACTCGCTCGACGTGGTCGGCGTGCACCTCGTCGGTGGTCTGTTCGGCACCCTGATGGTGGGCCTGGTGGCCACCGCGGAGGCGCCGGCGGCGGTTTCCGGTCTGTTCTACGGCGGTGGCTTCGATCAGTTGATCAAGCAGGCAATCGGTGCCTTCGCGGTTCTGGGGTACTCCGCCATCGGGACAGCTATCTTGGCCTTGATCGTCAAGTACACCATCGGACTGCGGCTTGATCGCGAGGAAGAGGCGTCCGGCATCGACGAAGCCGAACACGCGGAGACCGCGTACGACTTCGCAGCGGCCGGCACGAGCTCGGTTCTCGGACGTCACGGCGCGGAGGAATGA